In a single window of the Centroberyx gerrardi isolate f3 chromosome 17, fCenGer3.hap1.cur.20231027, whole genome shotgun sequence genome:
- the LOC139920906 gene encoding cytochrome c oxidase subunit 8A, mitochondrial-like, giving the protein MFSVLRRPALTRSTVQMKAAQQNHRSSIYSKPPKDKIGPVQSLFTMSVFAVTLLAPVGWIMHHIPVYRQRPPPQP; this is encoded by the exons ATGTTTTCTGTTCTTAGGCGTCCCGCACTGACCAGGTCCACGGTTCAGATGAAGGCCGCTCAGCAGAATCACAGGTCAAGCATCTACAGCAAGCCGCCCAAGGATAAGATCGGGCCAGTG CAATCTCTCTTTACCATGTCTGTGTTTGCTGTGACTCTCCTGGCCCCGGTTGGATGGATCATGCACCACATCCCAGTCTATCGGCAGAGACCACCTCCACAACCCTGA
- the LOC139920885 gene encoding BTB/POZ domain-containing protein 7-like, with the protein MGANGSSYPHSCSPRIGGNAQAQQTFIGTSSYSQQGYGWESKLYSLEHGHERPTDRKKKSLGLATLKRRFIKRRKSSRSADHARQMRELLSGWDVRDANALVEEFEGTAALKELSFQASLARAEAPSLQRDLAALYQHKYCTDVDLIFQDTCFPAHRAVLAARCPFFKTLLSSSPGYGAEVLMDIETAGIDVPMFSALLHYLYTGEFGVGGAEDTRLQNVDVLVQLSEEFGTPNSLEADMRGLFDYMCYYDALLSFSSDSEMVESCNERGAVAPTGVSGGNVGPGTPDEDLRAHKAVLSARSPFFRNLLQRRIRTGEEMTERTLQTPTRIVLDESIIPRKYVQVILHCMYTDVVELGLVLRGSPSAGSLGEVQALVSGGRGASTRTEEAMELYHIALFLEFSMLAQGCEDIVVESLSLDSLVPILKWSSQPYGSKWVHRQAMHFLCEEFSQVVSSDVLYELSKEHLLNAIQSDYLQASEQDILKYVVKWGEQQLIKRMADREPNLLSGTAHSVNKRGVKRRDLDVEELKEILSPLLPFIRTEHILPANSDVLADALKRGLISTPPSDMLPTAEGGKANAWLRQKNAGIYVRPRLFSPYVEEAKSVLDEMMVEQTDLVRLRLVRMSNVPDTLYMVNNAVPQCCHMINHQQMASNSTTAPSVVANEIPVPRLSVVKEMIRRLQELRHTEQVQRAYALNCGEGATVSYELQLRVLREFGLADGATELLQNPYKFFPDERFGDESPILALRQVGRCRVNSSPAMDSMFTELEGLAGFHPPLPPPPPPYHPPATPSHAQLKGAWRPRVPMPTPTRSFSYPCNRTLLQRHATTKHGSSDYSSVPRPQPPDCTNPQAMGRALLSDQQAMSMEPVMREFMPDIALGVSVMTLREQHMAEMDREGPHSPMGPSGHHLPHGPCPSARLSHSHGPGHGHSCKRHAPEPKLEAQAEFPDLYDFSCRPATPTSTHPLPSFAGPDLYSHSCTPSSSFPPPYLSDSQPQGHPQGRTAPDPLRLDVLSMTSQRQDGALASPSGAQPRIGHIPRGRSNETDLTHGLGHLRSPSGNIDSYEERHSGPREAPEEIVVAGESLGSGPLQQPHRNSVGEDIARDRRSPSKPDYPYKKSAL; encoded by the exons ATGGGTGCCAATGGATCCAGCTATCCACACTCATGCTCCCCTCGGATAGGGGGAAATGCACAGGCGCAGCAGACTTTTATAG GAACCTCGTCCTACTCTCAGCAGGGCTATGGCTGGGAGTCTAAGTTATACAGTCTGGAGCACGGCCATGAGCGGCCCACAGATAGGAAAAAGAAGAGCCTCGGTCTGGCCACGCTCAAACGGAGGTTCATCAAACGGAGGAAGTCCAGCCGCTCGGCCGACCACGCACGGCAGATGCGTGAgctcttgtcagggtgggacGTTCGCGATGCCAATGCCCTAGTGGAGGAATTCGAGGGCACGGCTGCCCTCAAGGAGCTGAGCTTCCAGGCCAGCCTGGCACGTGCAGAGGCACCCAGCCTGCAGCGGGATCTGGCTGCCCTCTACCAGCACAAGTACTGCACCGATGTCGACCTCATCTTCCAAGATACTTGCTTCCCAGCCCACCGGGCCGTCCTGGCTGCCCGCTGCCCCTTTTTCAAGACCCTGCTGTCCTCATCCCCCGGCTACGGAGCAGAGGTCCTCATGGACATTGAGACGGCTGGCATCGATGTGCCCATGTTCTCTGCCCTACTTCACTACTTGTACACAGGGGAGTTTGGAGTGGGCGGAGCGGAGGATACCAGGCTGCAGAATGTGGATGTACTGGTGCAGCTGAGCGAGGAGTTTGGTACACCCAACTCCCTAGAGGCGGATATGAGGGGGTTGTTTGACTACATGTGTTACTATGACGCACTGCTCAGCTTCTCCTCAGACTCTGAGATGGTGGAGAGCTGTAATGAAAGAGGGGCTGTAGCACCAACAGGGGTCTCAGGAGGCAATGTGGGGCCAGGGACCCCAGACGAGGACCTTAGGGCCCATAAAGCCGTGCTCTCAGCCCGTTCTCCTTTCTTCAGGAACCTTCTGCAGAGGCGCATCCGCACAGGGGAGGAAATGACGGAGCGCACATTGCAGACTCCCACCCGCATAGTGCTGGATGAGTCCATCATCCCACGGAAGTATGTGCAGGTTATTCTGCACTGCATGTACACAGATGTGGTGGAGCTGGGGCTGGTGCTGCGGGGCAGCCCCTCTGCAGGCAGCCTCGGGGAGGTGCAGGCCCTAGTGTCCGGGGGCCGGGGGGCCAGCACACGCACCGAGGAGGCCATGGAGCTCTACCACATAGCTCTCTTCCTGGAGTTCAGCATGCTGGCTCAAG GCTGTGAGGACATTGTGGTGGAAAGCCTGTCTCTGGACTCGCTTGTCCCCATCCTGAAGTGGAGCTCCCAGCCCTACGGCTCCAAGTGGGTCCATCGGCAGGCCATGCACTTCCTCTGTGAGGAGTTCAGCCAGGTGGTCTCCTCCGACGTCCTCTATGAGCTCAGCAAGGAGCACCTACTGAATGCCATCCAGTCTGACTACCTACAG GCGAGTGAACAGGACATTCTCAAGTACGTTGTTAAGTGGGGCGAGCAGCAGCTTATTAAGAGGATGGCAGACAGGG AGCCCAACCTGCTGAGCGGCACAGCCCACAGTGTGAACAAGAGGGGGGTGAAGAGGAGAGACCTAGATGTGGAGGAGCTAAAGGAGATCCTCTCCCCCCTGTTGCCCTTCATCAGAACTGAGCACATCCTTCCTGCCAACAGTGACGTCCTTGCTGACGCG CTTAAAAGGGGCCTGATTAGCACTCCTCCTTCAGACATGCTGCCCACAGCTGAGGGGGGGAAAGCCAATGCCTGGTTACGGCAGAAGAACGCTGGCATCTATGTGCGCCCCCGCCTGTTCTCTCCTTATGTGGAGGAGGCTAAG TCTGTGCTTGATGAGATGATGGTGGAGCAGACAGACCTGGTGCGTCTACGACTGGTGCGCATGTCCAACGTCCCAGACACCCTCTACATGGTCAACAACGCCGTGCCTCAGTGCTGTCACATGATCAACCACCAGCAAATGGCTAGCAACTCAACCACAGCTCCATCAGTGGTGGCCAATGAAATTCCAG TGCCTCGGCTGTCGGTGGTGAAGGAGATGATCCGGAGGCTGCAGGAACTGAGGCACACAGAGCAGGTCCAGAGGGCCTATGCCCTCAACTGTGGCGAGGGAGCCACCGTCAGCTATGAGCTGCAGCTGCGTGTGCTGCGAGAGTTTGGTCTAGCTGACGGAGCCACGGAGCTACTGCAG aACCCTTACAAGTTCTTCCCCGATGAACGGTTTGGAGATGAAAGTCCAATTCTGGCTCTGCGCCAGGTGGGTCGTTGTCGGGTAAACAGCAGCCCAGCCATGGACAGCATGTTCACAGAGCTGGAAGGGCTAGCAGGCTTCcatcctcctctacctcctccacctcccccatACCACCCCCCTGCTACACCCAGCCATGCCCAGCTCAAGGGGGCCTGGCGACCTCGTGTGCCCATGCCGACCCCCACCCGTTCCTTCTCCTACCCCTGCAACCGCACCCTGCTCCAGCGCCATGCAACCACCAAGCATGGCAGCTCAGACTACTCCTCTGTGCCCAGGCCCCAGCCCCCAGACTGCACCAACCCACAGGCTATGGGCCGAGCCTTGCTTTCAGACCAGCAagcg ATGAGCATGGAGCCTGTGATGAGGGAATTTATGCCCGACATTGCACTGGGCGTCTCAGTCATGACCTTGAGGGAGCAGCACATGGCGGAGATGGACAGGGAAGGTCCCCACAGTCCCATGGGCCCCTCAGGCCACCACCTGCCCCATGGGCCCTGCCCCTCTGCCCGCCTCAGCCACAGCCATGGTCCTGGACATGGCCACTCCTGTAAGAGACACGCTCCTGAGCCCAAGCTGGAGGCCCAAGCCGAGTTCCCTGACCTGTATGACTTCTCCTGCCGACCTGCAACCCCGACCTCCACTCACCCTCTGCCCTCCTTTGCAGGGCCAGACCTCTACAGCCACAGCTGCACCCCCTCTAGCTCCTTCCCACCCCCCTACCTTTCTGACTCTCAGCCCCAGGGCCACCCCCAGGGGCGGACTGCCCCGGACCCCCTACGGCTGGATGTCCTCAGTATGACCTCTCAGAGGCAGGATGGAGCCCTTGCCAGCCCCTCTGGGGCCCAGCCCAGGATTGGGCATATCCCAAGGGGGCGATCAAATGAGACAGATCTGACTCATGGCTTGGGCCATTTGCGCTCCCCCAGCGGAAACATAGATAGCTATGAGGAGAGGCACTCAGGCCCCAGGGAAGCCCCGGAGGAGATAGTTGTAGCTGGAGAATCATTAGGCTCTGGGCCCCTCCAGCAGCCTCATAGGAACAGTGTCGGCGAGGACATTGCCAGAGACCGCAGATCACCCAGCAAGCCTGACTACCCTTACAAGAAATCTGCACTTTAA
- the LOC139920886 gene encoding putative E3 ubiquitin-protein ligase UBR7: MAVNKDDSTLSLGDILADEDELREALCVLAGSDPENCSYSLGYVKRQAVFACSTCTPSGAEPAGLCLACANKCHDGHNIFELYTKRNFRCDCGNGKFGDFQCQLIPAKENQNVKNQYNHNFHGTYCSCDRPYPDSEDQVNDEMIQCIICEDWFHTRHLGCTVVETEELQEMVCEPCMNKAPFLWTYAAHIAAPPVIKVGHCKEEEVVEVNVEEEGEKEAKKCDPSKNGGEGSSTSLDCMKQEKVAAANRSSPRKQTQQEMTGSPVKSTTKTVACRLKELQAQAAQRPREGAVFWPYGWRSELCTCVGCKRAYVDVEVQFLLDESDTVLAYENKGRTEPFGEDLLMSFLGSMDHVQQLEIIYHYNDLKTELTAFLQQFAMEEKVVTAEAIQQFFEGLRSRKRRRTNAGYQ; encoded by the exons ATGGCGGTAAATAAAGATGACTCGACTTTATCCCTTGGCGACATTCTTGCAGACGAGGATGAGCTGAGagaggctttgtgtgtgttggctggaAGCGACCCTGAAAACTGCTCTTACTCTCTG GGCTATGTGAAGAGGCAGGCTGTGTTCGCCTGCAGCACTTGCACTCCCAGTGGTGCAGAACCCGCTGGCCTTTGTCTCGCCTGCGCCAACAAATGCCACGATGGACATAATATCTTTGAGCTGTACACCAAAAG AAATTTTCGCTGTGATTGTGGAAATGGCAAGTTTGGGGATTTCCAGTGCCAGCTGATTCCT GCTAAAGAGAACCAAAATGTTAAAAACCAATACAACCACAACTTCCACGGCACCTACTGCTCATGTGACCGGCCGTACCCAGACTCAGAGGATCAG GTCAATGATGAGATGATTCAGTGCATCATCTGTGAGGACTGGTTTCATACCAGG CACCTGGGCTGCACTGTGGTGGAGACTGAGGAGCTGCAAGAGATGGTGTGTGAGCCCTGCATGAACAAGGCTCCATTCTTGTGGACGTATGCTGCTCACATTGCAG CACCGCCTGTGATCAAAGTCGGTCATtgtaaggaggaggaggtggtagAGGTCAATGttgaggaagaaggagagaaggaagcaaAGAAGTGTGACCCCAGTAAGAATGGGGGCGAGGGATCCTCCACCAGCCTTGACTGTATGAAGCAGGAGAAG GTGGCGGCTGCAAACAGGAGTTCTCCTCGCAAACAGACTCAGCAGGAAATGACAGGCAGTCCTGTGAAGTCCACGACCAAAACTGTGGCGTGCCGGCTGAAGGAGCTGCAGGCCCAGGCTGCGCAGAGGCCCAGAGAGGGAGCTGTGTTCTGGCCGTACGGTTGGCGCTCCGAGCTCTGCACCTGTGTCGGCTGCAAG AGGGCCTATGTGGACGTGGAGGTGCAGTTTCTCCTGGATGAGTCGGACACCGTTCTGGCCTATGAGAACAAAGGCAGGACGGAGCCGTTCGGGGAGGACCTGCTGATGTCATTCCTGGGCTCAATGGACCACGTGCAGCAGCTGGAGATTATTTACC ATTACAACGACCTGAAAACTGAGCTCACGGCTTTCTTACAGCAGTTTGCTATGGAAGAAAAG GTGGTCACAGCAGAAGCCATACAGCAGTTCTTTGAGGGGCTGCGGTCAAGAAAAAGACGCCGAACAAATGCAGGGTACCAATAA